From one Lasioglossum baleicum chromosome 11, iyLasBale1, whole genome shotgun sequence genomic stretch:
- the LOC143213413 gene encoding uncharacterized protein LOC143213413 isoform X4, with product MRIRDLETELKRVQMVNNSSLKDDLSDGHQTGEFLRAKQDMVNRIIQMEEKSREAERNTKRAQPDETALINDFRTVLSKLNSLEKQDLVRSALKALETENEKRDPTDGQEKCEKSDFDEKFQKPDVKSGFDESHSDSWKRHDGFVEPSNNREAELYKKIEELQEENKRLFASVEELDQQHEESIQKLLSLKEEIEKKHQCLQNAYEQLYVDYNQAQDKVIQLEGTLTNNESTKRVGIEIATVSCSCQTVLSKNDTEDRVVQTDDLRKEESIDELIGKVKDILKNASVESEAGESIFEAVAKQYIDAKWKKEVLEKKVAELNRELRSSAETKESLRMECDDMQTHIDTLVLEIQDLKLNLPSIPEASEERVASLESETESLHEQLEQIRAENESLRKENARLRGIGFNEARFESRGSGQHGQHVQHGHGHALGPTPARTKKPTKLEDIPECVEETDSPLDNLNRKLHVTLDENDQLLGKIDDLECSNKALQEQLKALSEKDKDFMESYDRIEALRLDVENTKRELAAATSNGDQLENSLAVLREANREMEKENEQLSRKNDQLETEISKWREMALEKEDDHVLNNLEEQLGKVTGERDDLEYDILNMRKELDEAFDRINVKDDEIAKLSQDCEALMKERHSLMEQILAVQDESNDKIDLVNTEKSLLEQEQQELKEGAANREKELSEIVEQLREAEEKYTTSKNLVSSYCTKIEELESRNEQLRNELEREEESAKELLRLSKDNENLRALNEIVRSKCVQLEQEIADLQARSNEPSNHEKERDDTDDDERARLAALLEERSHENERLIGEIAEMRSKLQASVEGNAESADMARQTIESLSHLVREKDEEMNRLKATVDLAKSTAEISDSFAVVKNERDELVRLVTAKHNESLQYHEEIQRLTRLLNEQMAQIQSLIAERDGNSLKLSEKDAELLRTRNELQAVQQHLTNIETPNTEISEIRETCGIVEHFRLLAETAILNEKCNALEAALIQEQSNYRILQHQLVESKNKEANAEKELERLRTHLVEIESTYTEEALIVEEARQELEAKLQQAEEKVKHSSTAYTSANIRANQQVETLQQQMALIVQQRDDIQNKLSSAENKILSQSASLTNLQIVLEQFQRDKEKDIGRATERLRAKLNESYKRQEELANDIANLKEQLTEAKEGLQAASRLSEQLDKKTERIEQLNEEVNRLTNLEITADQRIEEARQSGEGKVDKTLIKNLLLGYLTASTVDKSSVLRVFSTILDFNEVERDKTGLNSAVAQNGWFSRLSGGSHIPNKDQEASLTAAFVRFLESESIPKPQLPALPIQTSSLQKHGHSRQHSTSSTQSTLLLSNVNLPTFPDFVPARNTGSILKEVLKDS from the exons ATGAGGATACGGGATTTGGAGACCGAATTGAAACGCGTTCAAATG GTGAACAATTCCTCCCTGAAAGATGACCTCTCGGACGGGCATCAGACCGGAGAATTTCTGCGAGCCAAGCAGGACATGGTGAATCGTATCATACAAATGGAGGAAAAG AGCCGAGAAGCGGAAAGGAACACGAAACGTGCGCAACCGGACGAAACAGCGTTGATCAACGATTTTCGTACGGTCCTGTCGAAATTGAACTCCCTCGAGAAGCAGGATCTCGTGCGTTCTGCTTTGAAAGCGTTGGAGACTGAGAACGAGAAACGCGACCCGACCGACGGACAGGAAAAATGCGAGAAGTCGGACTTTGACGAGAAATTTCAGAAACCCGACGTGAAATCCGGGTTCGACGAAAGCCATTCGGACTCGTGGAAACGACACGATGGATTCGTCGAACCATCGAACAACAGGGAGGCGGAATTGTACAAAAAGATCGAGGAACTCCAAGAGGAAAACAAGAGACTGTTCGCGAGCGTCGAGGAGCTGGACCAACAGCACGAGGAATCGATTC AGAAGCTGTTGTCCCTGAAAGAAGAAATCGAGAAGAAGCACCAGTGCCTTCAGAACGCGTACGAGCAGCTATACGTAGACTACAATCAGGCCCAGGACAAAGTTATCCAGCTGGAGGGTACGCTAACGAACAACGAATCAACAAAACGTGTTGGAATCGAAATCGCAACTGTATCTTGTTCCTGCCAAACTGTCTTATCCAAGAACGACACTGAAGACAGAGTCGTCCAGACGGACGACCTTCGAAaggaggaatcgatcgacgagCTGATCGGCAAAGTGAAGGACATCTTGAAGAACGCGTCGGTGGAGTCGGAGGCGGGCGAGTCGATCTTCGAGGCGGTCGCGAAACAATACATCGACGCGAAATGGAAGAAGGAGGTGTTGGAGAAGAAGGTGGCTGAATTGAACCGGGAGCTGCGCAGCTCGGCAGAGACGAAAGAGAGTTTGCGGATGGAGTGCGATGATATGCAGACGCACATAGACACGCTGGTGCTGGAGATCCAGGATCTAAAGTTGAATCTGCCGTCCATACCGGAGGCCAGCGAGGAACGCGTTGCCTCGCTGGAATCCGAAACCGAATCGCTGCACGAGCAGCTCGAGCAAATTCGGGCTGAGAATGAATCGCTGCGGAAGGAGAACGCGAGATTACGGGGTATTGGTTTCAACGAGGCGCGATTCGAGAGTCGCGGGTCCGGACAACACGGACAGCATGTGCAGCACGGACATGGTCACGCTTTGGGCCCAACGCCAGCCAGAACCAAGAAACCAACGAAACTCGAGGACATCCCGGAGTGCGTCGAAGAGACCGACAGCCCTCTCGACAATCTGAATCGCAAGCTGCACGTCACTTTGGACGAGAACGATCAGTTGCTCGGCAAGATCGACGATCTGGAGTGCTCGAACAAGGCATTGCAGGAACAGCTGAAAGCGTTGTCGGAGAAAGACAAAGACTTCATGGAGAGCTACGACCGCATCGAGGCGCTCAGGCTCGACGTGGAGAACACGAAACGCGAGCTAGCCGCCGCTACTTCGAACGGAGACCAACTCGAGAACAGTTTGGCGGTTCTCCGGGAAGCGAACCGCGAGATGGAGAAGGAGAACGAACAACTGTCGCGCAAGAACGATCAGCTGGAAACGGAGATCTCCAAGTGGCGGGAAATGGCGTTGGAGAAGGAGGACGACCACGTGTTGAACAATCTTGAGGAACAACTCGGTAAGGTTACCGGCGAGAGAGACGATCTGGAGTACGATATCCTGAATATGAGAAAGGAACTAGATGAAGCGTTCGATCGGATAAACGTAAAAGACGATGAGATCGCGAAGCTGAGTCAGGACTGCGAAGCCTTGATGAAGGAGAGACATTCGCTGATGGAGCAGATACTCGCCGTCCAGGACGAGTCCAACGACAAGATTGACTTGGTGAACACGGAGAAGTCGTTGCTCGAGCAGGAACAGCAGGAACTTAAGGAAGGAGCGGCGAACAGGGAGAAAGAGTTGAGCGAGATCGTCGAACAGCTGCGAGAGGCCGAAGAAAAGTACACGACATCAAAGAACCTTGTTTCTTCGTACTGCACGAAAATAGAGGAACTGGAATCGAGAAACGAACAGCTTCGGAACGAattagagagagaggaggagtcGGCGAAGGAGCTCTTGAGGCTGTCGAAAGACAACGAGAATCTACGGGCCCTGAACGAAATCGTTCGGAGTAAATGCGTTCAGCTGGAGCAAGAGATAGCGGACCTGCAGGCGCGGAGCAACGAACCGTCGAATCACGAGAAGGAAAGAGATGACACCGACGACGATGAAAGAGCGAGGTTAGCAGCGCTTCTCGAAGAGAGATCGCACGAGAACGAGAGACTGATCGGTGAAATCGCGGAAATGAGGAGCAAGTTGCAAGCCAGCGTCGAGGGTAACGCGGAGTCGGCCGATATGGCGAGGCAAACGATCGAAAGCTTGTCCCATCTGGTCAGAGAGAAAGACGAGGAGATGAATAGGCTCAAGGCTACGGTGGATCTTGCGAAAAGCACGGCGGAAATCTCGGACAGCTTTGCAGTCGTGAAGAACGAAAGAGACGAGCTGGTGAGGCTCGTAACCGCGAAGCACAACGAAAGCTTGCAGTACCACGAGGAAATTCAACGGTTGACGCGTTTACTGAACGAGCAGATGGCGCAAATACAGAGCTTGATCGCGGAGAGAGACGGGAATTCGTTGAAATTATCCGAGAAAGACGCGGAACTGTTACGGACGAGAAACGAACTGCAAGCTGTCCAACAGCATCTGACGAACATCGAGACGCCGAACACCGAAATCAGCGAAATCCGCGAAACCTGTGGGATCGTCGAGCACTTCAGGCTTCTGGCAGAGACCGCGATCCTCAACGAAAAGTGCAACGCGCTGGAAGCTGCCCTGATTCAGGAACAATCTAATTACAGAATATTGCAGCATCAGCTGGTCGAAAGCAAGAACAAAGAGGCGAACGCGGAGAAAGAATTGGAGAGGCTGCGGACGCATTTGGTGGAGATCGAGTCCACTTACACGGAAGAGGCTTTGATCGTCGAGGAAGCGAGGCAGGAATTAGAAGCGAAGCTGCAACAAGCCGAAGAAAAAGTGAAACACAGCTCGACCGCGTACACGTCCGCTAATATCAGGGCGAACCAACAAGTGGAAACATTGCAGCAGCAAATGGCGCTGATCGTCCAGCAAAGGGACGATATTCAAAACAAATTGTCCAGCGcggaaaacaaaattttatcgCAGTCCGCGTCCCTGACCAACTTGCAGATCGTCTTGGAGCAGTTTCAGCGAG ATAAAGAGAAAGACATCGGCAGGGCAACGGAAAGGCTTCGAGCGAAGCTGAACGAATCGTACAAGAGGCAAGAGGAATTAGCCAACGACATTGCGAATCTTAAG GAGCAATTAACCGAAGCTAAAGAAGGCTTGCAAGCAGCGTCCAGATTGAGCGAGCAGCTCGACAAGAAAACAGAACGTATCGAACAGCTGAACGAAGAAG TGAACCGATTGACCAATCTTGAAATTACCGCTGACCAAAGGATAGAGGAAGCACGACAAAGCGGAGAGGGAAAAGTTGACAA AACCCTGATTAAGAATCTCCTCTTGGGCTATCTAACTGCGTCGACGGTAGACAAGTCTTCGGTGCTCAGGGTATTTTCTACGATTTTGGATTTCAACGAAGTGGAGAGAGATAAAACTGGCTTGAACAGCGCGGTCGCCCAAAATGGTTGGTTTTCGCGTTTGAGCGGCGGATCTCATATTCCAAACAAG GATCAAGAAGCCTCCTTGACGGCAGCGTTCGTGAGATTTTTAGAAAGCGAATCGATACCTAAACCACAGTTACCCGCACTACCTATACAGACATCG TCTTTACAAAAACATGGCCATAGCAGACAACATTCTACATCGTCAACGCAATCCACATTGTTGCTGTCCAACGTAAATCTTCCAACATTCCCAGACTTCGTTCCAGCCAGAAATACAGGTTCTATCTTAAAAGAAGTCCTAAAGGACAGCTGA
- the LOC143213413 gene encoding uncharacterized protein LOC143213413 isoform X1, with the protein MAWFGDGLPSLSNLKGQISNFTKEVLSEGIVDEIDERTAALNEANQRCVELQELLETKDAEVSLLRRQNCELQKTVIELNAKPKDSNGSHQDDDTEGFFWDPVSTKNRNSKNQIQTRQLQEQLAQATMRIRDLETELKRVQMVNNSSLKDDLSDGHQTGEFLRAKQDMVNRIIQMEEKSREAERNTKRAQPDETALINDFRTVLSKLNSLEKQDLVRSALKALETENEKRDPTDGQEKCEKSDFDEKFQKPDVKSGFDESHSDSWKRHDGFVEPSNNREAELYKKIEELQEENKRLFASVEELDQQHEESIQKLLSLKEEIEKKHQCLQNAYEQLYVDYNQAQDKVIQLEGTLTNNESTKRVGIEIATVSCSCQTVLSKNDTEDRVVQTDDLRKEESIDELIGKVKDILKNASVESEAGESIFEAVAKQYIDAKWKKEVLEKKVAELNRELRSSAETKESLRMECDDMQTHIDTLVLEIQDLKLNLPSIPEASEERVASLESETESLHEQLEQIRAENESLRKENARLRGIGFNEARFESRGSGQHGQHVQHGHGHALGPTPARTKKPTKLEDIPECVEETDSPLDNLNRKLHVTLDENDQLLGKIDDLECSNKALQEQLKALSEKDKDFMESYDRIEALRLDVENTKRELAAATSNGDQLENSLAVLREANREMEKENEQLSRKNDQLETEISKWREMALEKEDDHVLNNLEEQLGKVTGERDDLEYDILNMRKELDEAFDRINVKDDEIAKLSQDCEALMKERHSLMEQILAVQDESNDKIDLVNTEKSLLEQEQQELKEGAANREKELSEIVEQLREAEEKYTTSKNLVSSYCTKIEELESRNEQLRNELEREEESAKELLRLSKDNENLRALNEIVRSKCVQLEQEIADLQARSNEPSNHEKERDDTDDDERARLAALLEERSHENERLIGEIAEMRSKLQASVEGNAESADMARQTIESLSHLVREKDEEMNRLKATVDLAKSTAEISDSFAVVKNERDELVRLVTAKHNESLQYHEEIQRLTRLLNEQMAQIQSLIAERDGNSLKLSEKDAELLRTRNELQAVQQHLTNIETPNTEISEIRETCGIVEHFRLLAETAILNEKCNALEAALIQEQSNYRILQHQLVESKNKEANAEKELERLRTHLVEIESTYTEEALIVEEARQELEAKLQQAEEKVKHSSTAYTSANIRANQQVETLQQQMALIVQQRDDIQNKLSSAENKILSQSASLTNLQIVLEQFQRDKEKDIGRATERLRAKLNESYKRQEELANDIANLKEQLTEAKEGLQAASRLSEQLDKKTERIEQLNEEVNRLTNLEITADQRIEEARQSGEGKVDKTLIKNLLLGYLTASTVDKSSVLRVFSTILDFNEVERDKTGLNSAVAQNGWFSRLSGGSHIPNKDQEASLTAAFVRFLESESIPKPQLPALPIQTSSLQKHGHSRQHSTSSTQSTLLLSNVNLPTFPDFVPARNTGSILKEVLKDS; encoded by the exons AACGGCAGCCATCAGGATGACGACACCGAAGGATTTTTCTGGGATCCAGTGTCCACCAAGAACCGCAATTCGAAAAATCAGATCCAAACGCGCCAGCTGCAGGAACAACTGGCGCAAGCCACCATGAGGATACGGGATTTGGAGACCGAATTGAAACGCGTTCAAATG GTGAACAATTCCTCCCTGAAAGATGACCTCTCGGACGGGCATCAGACCGGAGAATTTCTGCGAGCCAAGCAGGACATGGTGAATCGTATCATACAAATGGAGGAAAAG AGCCGAGAAGCGGAAAGGAACACGAAACGTGCGCAACCGGACGAAACAGCGTTGATCAACGATTTTCGTACGGTCCTGTCGAAATTGAACTCCCTCGAGAAGCAGGATCTCGTGCGTTCTGCTTTGAAAGCGTTGGAGACTGAGAACGAGAAACGCGACCCGACCGACGGACAGGAAAAATGCGAGAAGTCGGACTTTGACGAGAAATTTCAGAAACCCGACGTGAAATCCGGGTTCGACGAAAGCCATTCGGACTCGTGGAAACGACACGATGGATTCGTCGAACCATCGAACAACAGGGAGGCGGAATTGTACAAAAAGATCGAGGAACTCCAAGAGGAAAACAAGAGACTGTTCGCGAGCGTCGAGGAGCTGGACCAACAGCACGAGGAATCGATTC AGAAGCTGTTGTCCCTGAAAGAAGAAATCGAGAAGAAGCACCAGTGCCTTCAGAACGCGTACGAGCAGCTATACGTAGACTACAATCAGGCCCAGGACAAAGTTATCCAGCTGGAGGGTACGCTAACGAACAACGAATCAACAAAACGTGTTGGAATCGAAATCGCAACTGTATCTTGTTCCTGCCAAACTGTCTTATCCAAGAACGACACTGAAGACAGAGTCGTCCAGACGGACGACCTTCGAAaggaggaatcgatcgacgagCTGATCGGCAAAGTGAAGGACATCTTGAAGAACGCGTCGGTGGAGTCGGAGGCGGGCGAGTCGATCTTCGAGGCGGTCGCGAAACAATACATCGACGCGAAATGGAAGAAGGAGGTGTTGGAGAAGAAGGTGGCTGAATTGAACCGGGAGCTGCGCAGCTCGGCAGAGACGAAAGAGAGTTTGCGGATGGAGTGCGATGATATGCAGACGCACATAGACACGCTGGTGCTGGAGATCCAGGATCTAAAGTTGAATCTGCCGTCCATACCGGAGGCCAGCGAGGAACGCGTTGCCTCGCTGGAATCCGAAACCGAATCGCTGCACGAGCAGCTCGAGCAAATTCGGGCTGAGAATGAATCGCTGCGGAAGGAGAACGCGAGATTACGGGGTATTGGTTTCAACGAGGCGCGATTCGAGAGTCGCGGGTCCGGACAACACGGACAGCATGTGCAGCACGGACATGGTCACGCTTTGGGCCCAACGCCAGCCAGAACCAAGAAACCAACGAAACTCGAGGACATCCCGGAGTGCGTCGAAGAGACCGACAGCCCTCTCGACAATCTGAATCGCAAGCTGCACGTCACTTTGGACGAGAACGATCAGTTGCTCGGCAAGATCGACGATCTGGAGTGCTCGAACAAGGCATTGCAGGAACAGCTGAAAGCGTTGTCGGAGAAAGACAAAGACTTCATGGAGAGCTACGACCGCATCGAGGCGCTCAGGCTCGACGTGGAGAACACGAAACGCGAGCTAGCCGCCGCTACTTCGAACGGAGACCAACTCGAGAACAGTTTGGCGGTTCTCCGGGAAGCGAACCGCGAGATGGAGAAGGAGAACGAACAACTGTCGCGCAAGAACGATCAGCTGGAAACGGAGATCTCCAAGTGGCGGGAAATGGCGTTGGAGAAGGAGGACGACCACGTGTTGAACAATCTTGAGGAACAACTCGGTAAGGTTACCGGCGAGAGAGACGATCTGGAGTACGATATCCTGAATATGAGAAAGGAACTAGATGAAGCGTTCGATCGGATAAACGTAAAAGACGATGAGATCGCGAAGCTGAGTCAGGACTGCGAAGCCTTGATGAAGGAGAGACATTCGCTGATGGAGCAGATACTCGCCGTCCAGGACGAGTCCAACGACAAGATTGACTTGGTGAACACGGAGAAGTCGTTGCTCGAGCAGGAACAGCAGGAACTTAAGGAAGGAGCGGCGAACAGGGAGAAAGAGTTGAGCGAGATCGTCGAACAGCTGCGAGAGGCCGAAGAAAAGTACACGACATCAAAGAACCTTGTTTCTTCGTACTGCACGAAAATAGAGGAACTGGAATCGAGAAACGAACAGCTTCGGAACGAattagagagagaggaggagtcGGCGAAGGAGCTCTTGAGGCTGTCGAAAGACAACGAGAATCTACGGGCCCTGAACGAAATCGTTCGGAGTAAATGCGTTCAGCTGGAGCAAGAGATAGCGGACCTGCAGGCGCGGAGCAACGAACCGTCGAATCACGAGAAGGAAAGAGATGACACCGACGACGATGAAAGAGCGAGGTTAGCAGCGCTTCTCGAAGAGAGATCGCACGAGAACGAGAGACTGATCGGTGAAATCGCGGAAATGAGGAGCAAGTTGCAAGCCAGCGTCGAGGGTAACGCGGAGTCGGCCGATATGGCGAGGCAAACGATCGAAAGCTTGTCCCATCTGGTCAGAGAGAAAGACGAGGAGATGAATAGGCTCAAGGCTACGGTGGATCTTGCGAAAAGCACGGCGGAAATCTCGGACAGCTTTGCAGTCGTGAAGAACGAAAGAGACGAGCTGGTGAGGCTCGTAACCGCGAAGCACAACGAAAGCTTGCAGTACCACGAGGAAATTCAACGGTTGACGCGTTTACTGAACGAGCAGATGGCGCAAATACAGAGCTTGATCGCGGAGAGAGACGGGAATTCGTTGAAATTATCCGAGAAAGACGCGGAACTGTTACGGACGAGAAACGAACTGCAAGCTGTCCAACAGCATCTGACGAACATCGAGACGCCGAACACCGAAATCAGCGAAATCCGCGAAACCTGTGGGATCGTCGAGCACTTCAGGCTTCTGGCAGAGACCGCGATCCTCAACGAAAAGTGCAACGCGCTGGAAGCTGCCCTGATTCAGGAACAATCTAATTACAGAATATTGCAGCATCAGCTGGTCGAAAGCAAGAACAAAGAGGCGAACGCGGAGAAAGAATTGGAGAGGCTGCGGACGCATTTGGTGGAGATCGAGTCCACTTACACGGAAGAGGCTTTGATCGTCGAGGAAGCGAGGCAGGAATTAGAAGCGAAGCTGCAACAAGCCGAAGAAAAAGTGAAACACAGCTCGACCGCGTACACGTCCGCTAATATCAGGGCGAACCAACAAGTGGAAACATTGCAGCAGCAAATGGCGCTGATCGTCCAGCAAAGGGACGATATTCAAAACAAATTGTCCAGCGcggaaaacaaaattttatcgCAGTCCGCGTCCCTGACCAACTTGCAGATCGTCTTGGAGCAGTTTCAGCGAG ATAAAGAGAAAGACATCGGCAGGGCAACGGAAAGGCTTCGAGCGAAGCTGAACGAATCGTACAAGAGGCAAGAGGAATTAGCCAACGACATTGCGAATCTTAAG GAGCAATTAACCGAAGCTAAAGAAGGCTTGCAAGCAGCGTCCAGATTGAGCGAGCAGCTCGACAAGAAAACAGAACGTATCGAACAGCTGAACGAAGAAG TGAACCGATTGACCAATCTTGAAATTACCGCTGACCAAAGGATAGAGGAAGCACGACAAAGCGGAGAGGGAAAAGTTGACAA AACCCTGATTAAGAATCTCCTCTTGGGCTATCTAACTGCGTCGACGGTAGACAAGTCTTCGGTGCTCAGGGTATTTTCTACGATTTTGGATTTCAACGAAGTGGAGAGAGATAAAACTGGCTTGAACAGCGCGGTCGCCCAAAATGGTTGGTTTTCGCGTTTGAGCGGCGGATCTCATATTCCAAACAAG GATCAAGAAGCCTCCTTGACGGCAGCGTTCGTGAGATTTTTAGAAAGCGAATCGATACCTAAACCACAGTTACCCGCACTACCTATACAGACATCG TCTTTACAAAAACATGGCCATAGCAGACAACATTCTACATCGTCAACGCAATCCACATTGTTGCTGTCCAACGTAAATCTTCCAACATTCCCAGACTTCGTTCCAGCCAGAAATACAGGTTCTATCTTAAAAGAAGTCCTAAAGGACAGCTGA